Part of the Labilibaculum antarcticum genome, CGGGCAGTATCAATTGGTTCTTCCTAAAGGAGAATGGGATCTGGAATTCAGGTATTTGGGGTTTAAAACCAAAGAAGTGAAGGTGAGCATAAACGACAAAGATGTGGAAATGAATGTTGCTCTTGCTCCTCAAACCTATCAGCTAAAAGAAGTAAAAGTGTTAGCCAGCGGTGAAGACCCGGCCTACTATGTAATGCGGAAGGCAATTGCAATGGGCGATTATTATACCAAGCAAGTTAGCGAGTACGACAATACTGTTTACCTAAAAGGATCGGGAAAGATTACCAGTGTACCGTGGCTTTTTAAAAAGAAACTGGCCGAAGATGACATTACCGAAAACAAAACCTTTGTAACCGAAAACATATCAAAAATTCACTTCGAATTACCTGATAAAATTGAGGAGGAGGTTGTATCCTTTCGCTCATCCGGATTAGACGATCAGGCCAATCCAATGCCATTTATAACCTCCAATTTGTACGACACAAAAGATCAAGGATTGATTTCCCCTTTGGATAAAAATGCACTTTCAGTATATAGATATGAGCTGGTATCGGTTTTTGAGGATCAGGGAAGAATGATTAATCGAATTAAAGTGATTCCCCGACGCAAAGGCAAAGATTTATTCCGAGGATATTTAAATATTGCAGAAAACTATTGGAACATTCACTCTGCCGATTTACAAGTGAGCCTTCCCATGACAGAAATCAGCATGCATCAATTGTATGCACCTGTTAGTGAAGGCGTGTGGATGCCGGTAAGTTTCGATTTCGACATCCAATTTAAGGCACTGGGATTTGGACTCAATGGAATCTATGTGGCCTCTATCAAAGACTATAAAATAAAGCTCAATCCAAATATAGATCATGATTATTTAAAGCAACAAGAACTGGCCCTAAAGCAGGAAGCTGAAAACATTAATGAATTAACCAATCAGCAAGATTCGGAAGTTCTATCCGTTAAAGAAAAAAAGCGGAAAGATGAAATTCAAAATCTTCTGGAAAAGGATGATATGAATAATTCGGACATGCGAAAGCTATACCGGTTGATGGAGAAAGAAAATCAGCAAAAGCGCGAAGAGAAAGTGAAAGAGCCGCTGGAAATCAAAATCGAAAAAGTGAAAATGGCTAAAGATGCCAAAGACAAAGATTCCTTGTACTGGACTCAAATGAGACCCATCCCCTTATCGGATGATGAAAAGATCAGTTTTACGAAAAAAGATTCCCTTCAAATTGTTCGTAACAGTCCGGAATACAAAGATTCTGTTCGTACTGCAAATCGAAAGTTTAAATTCAAGAATCTCCTGTTCGGGAAAACATACAAATACGAAGATGAAAATTCTAGTTTTTCTACTCCCGGACTTCTCAATATTGATAAAATATCTTTTAATACGGTGCAGGGATTTACCTATAAAGCTCCTTTTGAATTTCAAAAATGGGATACCATTGGTCACCATTTTAGTCTTATCCCGAGTGTAAGCTATGCCTTTTCACGAAAACATGTTGACTTCTCTGTTGAATCGAAATACAGATACAATGGCTTTAAAAGAGCATGGATTGGAATTAAAGCAGGTAGCGAGGCTGTCGATTTCAATCAAGAATCCGGCATAAATCCAATGCTAAACGATATTTCCAGTTTGTACTTCAGAGATAATTACCTAAAAGTATTTGATAAGAATTATTTGAATATCTGGCATGAATTTGATATTGAAAACGGCCTGCATTTCTCAACCGAATTGGAATATGAACATAGAAAACAACTCCGGAACAACTGTTCTTTTTATTTTTACGATGCTGATGATGAAGCCTATACATCCAATATTCCGGAAGGAATTGCGCCTGAATTGGTTAAAAACAATAAAGCATTTACCATTTTAGCCAATCTTGAATATACTCCCCGACACCGATACTATGTGAAAAAAGGAGTGAAACACATGAGTTATGCCAATTCGAATCCCACTTTTGGACTATCGTACCGTCAAGGAATTAAGAATGTATTTGATTCTGAAACCGATTTCTCGCTTTTGGAAGCATCAGTAAAACAAAACTTTTCCATTGGCTTTAACGATAATATATCCTACAAAATAAAAGCAGGCAGATACCTCTCGAACAATCAAATGCATTTTACAGACTACACCCATTTTAATACAAGTAAACCCCTGGTTATGCTCGGCGGCGATTTAAATACTTTTCGTTTGTTAGATTATTATCAATTCTCAACCAATAACGATTATGCCGAAGCGCATCTTGAATTCACGTCAGATCGATTTCTGCTAAAGCGATTGCCCGTTCTGAATAATGCAATAGTAATTCAGGAGCGATTATTTGCCAATTACCTGACTCATGCCGATAAAAAGAATTATTGGGAAGTTGGTTACGGTTTATCGCAAATATTTCTTGTACTGGATGTAGAGGTAGTCTGGAGTTTTGATGGCAAACATCACAGAGATACAGGAATTAAATTGAAGTTTAATTTATAATAACCATTGGCGCGAACTTTTAGTTCGTGCCAGCATAAGGAATCAACATGACAGCAAATGCCTCGGTGCTCTGCACCTTTCTTTCCTGCAAAAATATATTCGCTATAAATACTTCGCAGCTATGCTGCTTTTCAGAATTCAAAATTTCTAAATTCAGTGAACCACAACATGCTTTAAGCATTTTAGGTGCAGAGCACCTGAGTATTTGTAGGTGAAAAATCCTCCTATGGAATGAGGTACAGCGTACCGCAGCGCGAATTAATGCTTTAAAAACTAATCAACTCCTTTTTGCACAAGCTTGCTCTTATCTCTGACATGGGAACAATCAGGATTACAGCAGTGCCTCGGTGCTCTGCACCTTTTTATTCATGCAAAAATATATTTTCTACAAATACTCCGCTGCGATGCTGCTTTTAGAATTCTATTTTTTTCAACTTAGTGAACGAAACCAAGCATTAGTAACTTAAGCATTTATCTTTTTACCACTAAATCCTCAGAAGAGGACTTTCAAAATCAGCTGTCCTTTTAAGCCTCTTTAGGGGCTTGGGGTAATTGCTGTTCATGTAGATTTCTTATTATTGAACCCCTCACTCAAAGTGAGAGCATCAAGAGGCAATAAATTTCTTTAATATTCCTTTGTGGCTAAAAAAAAAGAGTTAGTTGCTCGTGTTTTACTCACACAAGCAATCAAGCATCTTCAGATTCCTAAAAACTCAACTATTTCCCTTTGTGTTCCTTTGTGTATTCCTTCGTTTTCCTTTGCGGTTAAATAAAAAGAGCCTTTACCATCAGCAAAAGCTCTTCTATATTTATAAAAATGTCTTTTCTTATTGCAGCTCAGTATAATCTCTCACCAATTTAAAAATTCCTTCGAACTGTGTGTATGGCAATTTATCAGCGGTATCGGTTGTTTCATGATAATCTGAGTTATCACTATGCGTGTAAAAGAAAACTGCTTTCACACCTTTCTCATGAAATGAAGCATGATCGGAAGAAGATGATTCCCCTGTTCCAGACATCTTAAACACATAGTCTTTTTCGTTGTTGATGGTATTAAATTTTGCCATCTCATCAGGAACCATTTTTCCGTTAATTACAAATATCCCTTTGTCGCCAGTGGCTACCATATCAAAATTAAGATTGATCTTGGTTTTGTCTAAGGAAATCAAAGGATTTTCTGCGTAATGCTTCGAGCCAAGTAATCCAGCCTCTTCTCCACTAAACAATGCAAAAACCATAGTGTAGTGAGGCTTCTTTTTTAAGGATTTAAAATGTTTTGCCAAATTCAAAACCATTGCAACGCCACTTGCATTATCATTTGCTCCGGGATAAATCTTATCTCCAAAATGACCTAAATGGTCGTAGTGAGCCGAAAAAATAATACAAGTATCAGACTTTCCTGGAAGATAGCCTATCAAATTCTGAGTTTGATAATCTTCAATTAACTCGCTTTTTATGTCGTAAGTAATCTTCTTTGCATCAGGCGAAATCACATCCGACTTCAGCATAAAAGTTGTATAGTCAACCGTTTTAGTTCGTGCAGAAAATTTCAATTTCCCATTGATTAAAACAATTCCTTTTGCATCAAACACATTCTTTTTCAACATGGTCTGAGCAAAATTATACAAATCCTTATTATTTAGTCCTGCAGAATCAATCGCCAAAAATGAATTGGAATGATCTTTCTTCATAAAATCGCCCAACACACGAGAATTGGTTAAAACGTCCTTCGTAATCCATGTTAATTCGGATTCTCCACTACACGATTTTGCGTTTGGATTCACGATGTATTCACTTGCTGACACTAATTCCTTGCCATCCAATATCAACTTAGGATTTTCGGGATAAGTATTAATCGAAGTTGTGTACGACTGATAATAATTGTCCCCGAATCCTTTTAGTCCAATGCTTTTCATCTCTTCCGACAAGTAAACAGCAGCAATACTATCCCCTTTATTCACATAACCACGTCCGTGAAATTCTTCTGAACTCAATTTATTCACCAATTGCTTGGTATAATTCATATCCTGCGCAAAAGTGCTGGAACACATCATTCCAAAACTTGCAAGTAGTACAATTCGTTTTATCATTTTTTGTCTGTTTTTAAGCTTGTGCTTAAAATTAGCAAAAGATGATTGAAGTAAATTAAGCTTTATGGTTTATTCGATAAAGTCTTCAATTTCCAAGATGAAAAAAGGAGATGAAAAATCATCTCCTATATCTTATACCAAATGAACTATAGTCTTGGCTATAAAGCTAAAGGGTATAATGCCGATGTATGTTGAATTGGATCGTCAATGAGCTTGCGAATTTCTGCTTTATAACGAAACAACAATCGGTATTAATTTATGTGGGGAAGAAAGGAATACCTCTCTCCATATTCCAGCATCTGTTCCATAAAATCCATTGGGTAGGAAATTGTAACATCAACAAGTTGATCTTCTTCGTAAACCGGATGATAATCGGGATTAATAAAGCCAGCATAAGCAGCCAAATTCAGCTTTCCGAATCGTTCCTTCACTTCTTTATGCAATTCGGTATCTACTTTAACTGCATAATCTTCAACCAATACTTTTCCAGCCTCAAAATCTCCTTCCGATTTTATTCGCTGTACTTCTTCCAGTAAATCTCCAAAGAGAGTTCTCAATTTTTGATAATCCTTTACAACAAAATAACTTTTCCCATTTTCCTGAAGCTTCTCAACAACCTGCTCCGCTTCACCTTTCTCATAAACCCACTTGGCAATTAACTGGCGATTTCTCATGTGCGATTCCTCGATGTCTTTTCCCAACTCAATTCTAGTCAGCTGAGTAATTAAGCCATTACGAATGTAACCGTCGTATTCAGCTTTAGCAACCTCCAGACTTGGCATTAATCCCAGCTCAACCATCTTAGGATCCATCATGTAATACAATGCAAATAAATCGGCACGAGCCTCTTCTAAAGTCGCATGGTAATTTTTTAAAGCATCCATTCCCACTCCTGCTAGTAATTGTCCGGAACCATGACCAAGACATTCGTGCAAATCGGTATGCAGGTTTCCGCCCAAATATCCATGCTCTTTTGCCCGTGCAACTTCTTCTTTGCAGTAAGCGAACTCTTCCACCATACCACCTTTTAATGATGATTGATGGTAAGCATGCGTAATATTATCAATGGTAACAGACTTGCTGCCATGTTCCTTACGAATCCACTCTGCATTTGGCAAGTTAACACCTATAGGTGTTGCCGGATGACAATCGCCACCCAACATAGCAACAGTAATTACCTTTGCACTCACTCCTTTCACCTCTTTTTTCTTGAATCGTTCATCAACAGGAGAATGATCTTCGAACCACTGTGCATTATCGGAAATGATCACAGCTCTTTTGGTGCCTTCAAGATCTTTAAAATTAACGATAGATTCCCAACTGCCTTTTATTGCCAAAGCATCGCCATAGGCTTCAATAAAACCGTTCACTACATCAACATGAGCATCTAAATCTTGCACCCATAAAATTGAATATTCATCGAAGGTTTTTAAATCACCAGTTTTATAAAACTCCACCAATTTCACCAAGGATGCTCTTTGAAGTTCACTATCAGCAAAAGGAATTGCCTTCTCCAGCCAAAATACAATTTGCTCGATTGCATAGGAATACATTCCTCCAACTTTCCATGTTTTTTCAATCAACTCCCCATTTTCCTTTACCAACTTGGAATTTAAACCTGCAGATATTGGTCTTTCCGGATCTCCTTTTTCGATCTTGGCATAAAAATCTTCTGCCTCTTTCTCAGTAACGTCCTCGTAGTAATTATTAGCTGAATCCTTTATTAAATCCAATTTAGGATTCAGAACTACTCTTTTGGCATCCACAGCTTCATCGAATAAGACGGGAACCAATCGGGTAATCAAACCAACAACATCCTCGCCTTTCAACAAAGGCAGCAATTTATGATTTGTATTGCTCAAGAGTTCTCCAAAGTACTCTTCGGTAAATTTCGGCATGAACTTATCCATAGAATAATGATGATGAATTCCGTTTGAAAACCAAACTCTCTTGGTGTAAATCAAAAAGCTTTTGAATTCATCAGATTCCCGATCTCCATCGTACGATCTAGCAATTGCCTCCATGGTACGACGAATACTCAAATTATTCTTATTGTTTTGATCGAACATAATATCTCGACCACAACGTGCTGCCTCCGACAAATAGTATATCAGTTCTTTCTGTCTTAATGTCAGTTCTTCGAAACCAGGAACCTGGTATCTTAGTATTTTTATATCGGCAAACTGCTCGGTTTGATATTGGAATGTATCACTCATATTTCTTACTTATTTCTTACATCAACATTTTCAACTAATACCCATTTTCCTTTCTGATACTCCAAAGCATCGTAGGAAAAATCAGGTCCGTAATATTCAAATTGGTTCTGATAAACTGGCAATGACGGCGCCAAATGATCAAAAACAATTCTTTCCTCTTTTTCATTGTATTGAATAGTCATTCCAGCCTGTTTGGCATATTCGAAGACAATTCTGCTTAGCTTTTTCCCTTTCCACAAAATCACCGGCAGACCAAAAGTGACTTGCCCTTTCTCATCAAAATTGAGCACTTCAATAATTTTCTTATTTGTTCGGAAATCATTCCCATCCCAGCCTAGCAGAAAATAAGAATAGCCGGATTTCTTCTTGAACGGAATAATTTGATAGTAAAGTGCTCCCGGCCAATTTCCTGCTGAATATTGATGAAACATATCAGTGGCAAGCTTCGAATCCTGCAAAACCTCAACACGAATTGATTTCTTCAGTTTGATTTGCAACAATCCAAAATATCGATAAGTACCATCACCCAAAACACAATTCCAATTGAAAATTCGAAATTGCTGATCAGGAGAAATCAACTTCCCCATTTTAGACAATTCAGAAAACGGATAATCAAAACTCTGTTCTTCGCTCAATAAATCGCCAAACAATTTTTCAATTTCATTACAGATACTCAATCTTAGAGAATCAGAATCAGCCAGGACCAAACTATCAAATTCTGATTTAATTTGTTGTTCCTTTTCTACTAAATTAATCTGTGAAAAGAGACTCGAAGAACCGAGTAAGACAACAAACACAAGTAATAATTTTCTCATCAATCTACTTTTGAATATTCTAACAAGAACAGCACAAATTCGTGAAATTTTATTTTCTCACCTTATCCATAGCTTGAATCAGCAAATCCGAAGCATGCCGAATTTCCTCATCCGTAATATTTAAAGGGGGTGCAATTCGATATGCATTATCACAAAAAAGAAACGCATCCATCACAACACCTATTTCATAGGCCTCTTTCATAATCTCGACCATAATTTCTTGAGATTCAACGATTACGGCAATAAAAAGCCCTAACTGACGAAATCCTTTTACCATTGGATGATCTTTAAGTAGAGATACAAAAAGCTCCCCTTTGCGCTGAACATCAGCCACAATATTTTCTTCTAATAAAACCTCCAAGGCAGCCTTGGCAGCAGCACAACAAACAGGATGACCTCCAAATGTTGTAATATGACCTAACATTGGCTTACTTTTGAAGCAATCAAGAATTTTTTTATCAGATATAAACGCACCTATAGGCATCCCTCCTCCCATGGCTTTCGCCAAACAAAGAATATCCGGAACTACATCAAAATGTTCAAAGGCAAAAAGCTTTCCTGTTCGACCAAATCCCATTTGAACCTCATCGAAAATCAGTAAAGCACCTTTTTCGGTACATTTGGCACGTAATGTTTGGATAAACTCTTTGGATGGAATAATCATTCCTCCTTCGGATTGAATCGGTTCAAGAATCACACAAGCAGTTGTTTCGGTGATTTGCTCCAAATCCAATACATTACCAAATTCAATCATTCGAACATCCGGCAATAAGGGACGATATGCATTCTTCATTTCCTCATCACACAAAACACTCAATGCACCATGTGTACTTCCATGATAGGCTCCAGTAAAATAGATAATTTCCGATCGTCCTGTATATCGTTTGGCTAATTTTAAAGCTCCTTCGTTTGCTTCACTTCCTGAATTTACGAAGTAAACAGAATTCAAACTCTCGGGCAAATTATCAGATAATAACTTGGCCAGTTCAACCTGAGGAGTTTCAATAAACTCACCATACACCATCAAGTGCATGTACTTGTCAACCTGATCTTTTATGGCTTGACGAACACGAGGATGTCCGTGTCCGATATTACTCACAGAAACGCCCGATACGAGATCCAAATATGGCTTTCCGTCCGGGCTGTACATATATATTCCTTCTGCTCTCTCAATCTCCAAAGCAATAGGAAAATCGGAGGTTGTAGCGACATGCTGCAGAAATAGTTGTCGATTCGTGATCATAAACAAGATTTTATTTAAATACAAAATTCAATAAAAATCCTGCCATTAAAAAACTATCTCGTCATTAAATTAATATCTCCTAATAATTTATCGCGATAAGATTTTCCAATAGGAATAGCTTTTG contains:
- a CDS encoding DUF5686 and carboxypeptidase regulatory-like domain-containing protein; this encodes MTKHLLLFLFCLLSFSGYSQQITGTISDTDGNAIPFANIYSKTLATGTTSNIDGQYQLVLPKGEWDLEFRYLGFKTKEVKVSINDKDVEMNVALAPQTYQLKEVKVLASGEDPAYYVMRKAIAMGDYYTKQVSEYDNTVYLKGSGKITSVPWLFKKKLAEDDITENKTFVTENISKIHFELPDKIEEEVVSFRSSGLDDQANPMPFITSNLYDTKDQGLISPLDKNALSVYRYELVSVFEDQGRMINRIKVIPRRKGKDLFRGYLNIAENYWNIHSADLQVSLPMTEISMHQLYAPVSEGVWMPVSFDFDIQFKALGFGLNGIYVASIKDYKIKLNPNIDHDYLKQQELALKQEAENINELTNQQDSEVLSVKEKKRKDEIQNLLEKDDMNNSDMRKLYRLMEKENQQKREEKVKEPLEIKIEKVKMAKDAKDKDSLYWTQMRPIPLSDDEKISFTKKDSLQIVRNSPEYKDSVRTANRKFKFKNLLFGKTYKYEDENSSFSTPGLLNIDKISFNTVQGFTYKAPFEFQKWDTIGHHFSLIPSVSYAFSRKHVDFSVESKYRYNGFKRAWIGIKAGSEAVDFNQESGINPMLNDISSLYFRDNYLKVFDKNYLNIWHEFDIENGLHFSTELEYEHRKQLRNNCSFYFYDADDEAYTSNIPEGIAPELVKNNKAFTILANLEYTPRHRYYVKKGVKHMSYANSNPTFGLSYRQGIKNVFDSETDFSLLEASVKQNFSIGFNDNISYKIKAGRYLSNNQMHFTDYTHFNTSKPLVMLGGDLNTFRLLDYYQFSTNNDYAEAHLEFTSDRFLLKRLPVLNNAIVIQERLFANYLTHADKKNYWEVGYGLSQIFLVLDVEVVWSFDGKHHRDTGIKLKFNL
- a CDS encoding aspartate aminotransferase family protein; this encodes MITNRQLFLQHVATTSDFPIALEIERAEGIYMYSPDGKPYLDLVSGVSVSNIGHGHPRVRQAIKDQVDKYMHLMVYGEFIETPQVELAKLLSDNLPESLNSVYFVNSGSEANEGALKLAKRYTGRSEIIYFTGAYHGSTHGALSVLCDEEMKNAYRPLLPDVRMIEFGNVLDLEQITETTACVILEPIQSEGGMIIPSKEFIQTLRAKCTEKGALLIFDEVQMGFGRTGKLFAFEHFDVVPDILCLAKAMGGGMPIGAFISDKKILDCFKSKPMLGHITTFGGHPVCCAAAKAALEVLLEENIVADVQRKGELFVSLLKDHPMVKGFRQLGLFIAVIVESQEIMVEIMKEAYEIGVVMDAFLFCDNAYRIAPPLNITDEEIRHASDLLIQAMDKVRK
- a CDS encoding dipeptidyl-peptidase 3 family protein, whose product is MSDTFQYQTEQFADIKILRYQVPGFEELTLRQKELIYYLSEAARCGRDIMFDQNNKNNLSIRRTMEAIARSYDGDRESDEFKSFLIYTKRVWFSNGIHHHYSMDKFMPKFTEEYFGELLSNTNHKLLPLLKGEDVVGLITRLVPVLFDEAVDAKRVVLNPKLDLIKDSANNYYEDVTEKEAEDFYAKIEKGDPERPISAGLNSKLVKENGELIEKTWKVGGMYSYAIEQIVFWLEKAIPFADSELQRASLVKLVEFYKTGDLKTFDEYSILWVQDLDAHVDVVNGFIEAYGDALAIKGSWESIVNFKDLEGTKRAVIISDNAQWFEDHSPVDERFKKKEVKGVSAKVITVAMLGGDCHPATPIGVNLPNAEWIRKEHGSKSVTIDNITHAYHQSSLKGGMVEEFAYCKEEVARAKEHGYLGGNLHTDLHECLGHGSGQLLAGVGMDALKNYHATLEEARADLFALYYMMDPKMVELGLMPSLEVAKAEYDGYIRNGLITQLTRIELGKDIEESHMRNRQLIAKWVYEKGEAEQVVEKLQENGKSYFVVKDYQKLRTLFGDLLEEVQRIKSEGDFEAGKVLVEDYAVKVDTELHKEVKERFGKLNLAAYAGFINPDYHPVYEEDQLVDVTISYPMDFMEQMLEYGERYSFLPHIN
- a CDS encoding M28 family metallopeptidase, yielding MIKRIVLLASFGMMCSSTFAQDMNYTKQLVNKLSSEEFHGRGYVNKGDSIAAVYLSEEMKSIGLKGFGDNYYQSYTTSINTYPENPKLILDGKELVSASEYIVNPNAKSCSGESELTWITKDVLTNSRVLGDFMKKDHSNSFLAIDSAGLNNKDLYNFAQTMLKKNVFDAKGIVLINGKLKFSARTKTVDYTTFMLKSDVISPDAKKITYDIKSELIEDYQTQNLIGYLPGKSDTCIIFSAHYDHLGHFGDKIYPGANDNASGVAMVLNLAKHFKSLKKKPHYTMVFALFSGEEAGLLGSKHYAENPLISLDKTKINLNFDMVATGDKGIFVINGKMVPDEMAKFNTINNEKDYVFKMSGTGESSSSDHASFHEKGVKAVFFYTHSDNSDYHETTDTADKLPYTQFEGIFKLVRDYTELQ